In the Flagellimonas sp. MMG031 genome, one interval contains:
- the katG gene encoding catalase/peroxidase HPI, with protein sequence MSKELANGADASMCPHLNAMNQAAGEGTSIDYWWPEQLNLGILRQHSNLTNPLGEDFDYVEAFKSLDLDALKKDLTDLMTDSQDWWPADYGHYGPFFIRMTWHAAGTYRVQDGRGGAVGGQQRFAPLNSWPDNANLDKARRLLWPIKQKYGNKISWADLLVLTGNVALESMGFKTFGFAGGRRDDWEADKATNWGPEKVWVGDERHDDDGMLKGNLAADHMGLIYVNPAGPNGDPDPLKAAKYIRNSFGRMAMNDEETVALIAGGHTFGKAHGAGPHEHKGVEPEGAAMANQGFGWMSDFKSGKGPDTITDGEEGAWTSNPIKWDMGYFENLFGYEWEKTTSPAGDVQWQPVNGGGAGTVVDAYDPNLKHAPMMFTTDLALRVDPEYEKISRRFYENPDEFADAFARAWYKLTHRDMGPKAVLYGPEVPEEELLWQDPIPAADYETINDDDVANLKGKIVSAGLSVSELVSTAWASASTFRGSDKRGGANGGRIRLAPQIDWEVNNPKQLKKVLNTYEVIQQGFNDEQSGNKKVSMADLVVLGGVVGIEKAAKDAGYDVSVPFTPGRTDASADQTDVESFEWLRPQADGFRNYFAPNFETTPETMLVDKAELLTLTAPEMTVLLGGLRTININFDGSDHGVFTDKPGTLSNDFFVNLLDMATQWEATSEAEEVFEGKDRKTGEVKWTGTRVDLIFGSNSELRALAELYAGSDYKERFVKDFVAAWTKVMNLDRFDVA encoded by the coding sequence ATGAGTAAAGAATTGGCAAACGGGGCTGATGCAAGCATGTGCCCACACCTCAATGCGATGAACCAAGCTGCAGGGGAAGGAACTTCCATTGATTATTGGTGGCCAGAGCAATTAAACTTGGGCATTTTGCGCCAACATTCGAACCTGACCAACCCTTTGGGTGAGGATTTTGATTATGTGGAAGCCTTTAAGTCACTCGACTTGGATGCCCTAAAAAAAGACCTTACCGATTTGATGACAGACAGCCAAGATTGGTGGCCTGCAGATTACGGACATTACGGACCATTTTTTATCCGTATGACATGGCACGCTGCCGGTACGTACCGGGTACAGGATGGCCGTGGTGGAGCTGTTGGAGGACAACAACGTTTTGCCCCATTGAACAGCTGGCCGGATAACGCCAACTTGGACAAAGCACGTCGACTGTTATGGCCCATCAAACAAAAATATGGGAACAAAATTTCTTGGGCCGACCTTTTGGTGTTGACCGGAAACGTAGCTTTGGAGTCCATGGGCTTCAAAACCTTTGGTTTTGCCGGAGGACGTAGGGACGACTGGGAAGCTGACAAAGCCACAAACTGGGGTCCTGAAAAAGTATGGGTCGGAGATGAGCGTCACGATGATGACGGTATGTTGAAAGGTAACCTTGCTGCTGACCATATGGGATTAATCTATGTTAACCCAGCAGGACCTAACGGAGACCCAGACCCTCTTAAAGCAGCGAAGTACATCAGGAACTCCTTTGGCCGTATGGCTATGAACGATGAGGAGACCGTAGCCTTGATTGCTGGAGGACATACCTTTGGTAAAGCACACGGAGCGGGACCACATGAACACAAAGGCGTAGAGCCAGAAGGTGCTGCCATGGCCAATCAAGGATTTGGATGGATGAGCGATTTCAAATCAGGAAAAGGACCCGATACCATTACCGATGGTGAGGAAGGCGCCTGGACCAGCAACCCCATCAAATGGGATATGGGCTATTTTGAAAACCTATTTGGTTACGAATGGGAAAAAACAACAAGTCCGGCAGGAGATGTACAATGGCAACCCGTTAATGGCGGTGGAGCAGGAACCGTAGTAGATGCTTACGACCCAAACCTTAAGCACGCTCCAATGATGTTCACTACGGATTTGGCTTTGCGCGTAGATCCGGAATACGAAAAAATTTCACGTAGGTTTTACGAAAACCCAGATGAGTTTGCAGATGCCTTTGCACGTGCTTGGTACAAGTTGACCCACAGGGATATGGGACCCAAAGCCGTATTGTATGGACCAGAAGTGCCAGAAGAAGAACTGTTGTGGCAAGACCCCATTCCAGCGGCGGATTACGAAACTATTAACGATGACGATGTTGCCAATTTGAAAGGTAAAATCGTAAGCGCCGGATTGAGTGTGTCAGAACTAGTTTCAACAGCATGGGCTTCAGCCTCTACTTTTAGAGGTTCTGATAAACGCGGTGGAGCCAATGGCGGACGTATCCGTTTGGCCCCTCAAATTGATTGGGAAGTCAACAATCCAAAACAGTTGAAGAAAGTATTGAACACCTACGAAGTGATTCAGCAAGGGTTCAATGATGAGCAATCTGGAAACAAAAAAGTATCCATGGCCGATTTGGTGGTCTTGGGAGGTGTAGTAGGTATCGAAAAAGCCGCAAAAGATGCTGGTTATGATGTCTCCGTACCCTTCACACCGGGCCGTACCGATGCTTCCGCGGACCAGACCGATGTTGAATCCTTTGAATGGTTGAGACCTCAGGCCGATGGATTCCGTAACTACTTTGCGCCAAATTTTGAGACCACGCCAGAGACCATGTTGGTGGATAAGGCAGAGCTATTGACCTTGACCGCTCCTGAAATGACCGTTCTTTTGGGTGGTTTGAGAACCATAAACATCAATTTTGATGGTTCCGACCATGGTGTATTTACAGACAAGCCCGGTACCTTGAGCAATGATTTCTTTGTGAATCTTTTGGATATGGCGACCCAGTGGGAAGCAACATCCGAAGCCGAAGAGGTTTTTGAAGGTAAGGACCGTAAGACCGGAGAGGTAAAATGGACCGGAACCCGTGTAGACCTTATTTTTGGTTCCAACTCCGAGCTACGTGCCTTGGCCGAATTGTATGCGGGCAGCGATTACAAAGAGCGATTTGTAAAAGATTTCGTTGCCGCATGGACCAAAGTAATGAACTTAGATCGTTTCGATGTGGCCTAG
- a CDS encoding DUF5689 domain-containing protein, with product MKNLVLKSIGIVLVILALSCVEGREFGTLEANCTTDINANITFAALDSLVQDDVVQIQEDLVLEGYVISSDQAGNFFNVLYLQDSPANPSGGIRLEVDLRESHLLYPVGSKVYIKLKELYLDRRGTSLELGGVFSSFGNLSVGRLPRGKVLEHVFTSCEGPGTIQPLKTTIAEIDSIPSEILVQLDSLEFAEDILGETYAIPEEETERILMDCAENQITLLNSGYSDFQAEPLPQTNGTLTAIITKDGKSPQLIIRSLEDVSFTNDRCPEIITEFTSNRIFISELADPDNNSGARFVELYNASEEPLDLNLWTLRRYTNDNTEVSSTIDLTGFIINGESTLVISPNASEFELVYGFPPDLGVSTNSPADSNGDDNLELVDPFGTVIDAFGVIGEDGSGTNHEFEDGRAVRNIEITTANPVYTFSEWTIFNDTGEAGTIQQPQNAPEDFTPGVRE from the coding sequence ATGAAAAATTTAGTGTTAAAGAGTATCGGAATTGTATTGGTCATCCTAGCATTGAGCTGCGTGGAGGGCCGTGAATTTGGAACATTGGAAGCCAACTGCACTACGGATATCAACGCAAACATCACTTTTGCCGCTTTGGATTCGCTGGTTCAAGACGATGTGGTGCAGATTCAGGAAGATTTGGTACTGGAGGGCTATGTGATTTCTTCCGACCAAGCAGGTAATTTTTTTAATGTACTTTACCTACAGGACAGCCCTGCCAATCCTTCGGGAGGAATTCGCTTGGAGGTGGACTTGCGTGAATCCCATTTGTTATATCCAGTTGGGAGCAAAGTTTATATCAAACTGAAAGAACTCTATCTGGACCGAAGGGGAACTTCGCTTGAGTTGGGAGGGGTGTTCTCCTCTTTTGGGAACCTCTCGGTAGGTCGATTGCCCAGAGGAAAGGTGTTGGAGCACGTATTTACCTCCTGTGAAGGGCCGGGTACGATTCAACCGCTCAAGACGACTATCGCGGAAATTGACAGTATTCCTTCGGAAATATTGGTGCAGTTGGATTCATTGGAGTTTGCAGAAGATATTTTGGGTGAAACCTACGCCATTCCCGAGGAAGAAACCGAACGCATCTTGATGGATTGTGCGGAAAATCAAATCACCTTGTTGAACAGTGGCTACTCCGATTTTCAGGCGGAGCCATTACCGCAAACCAATGGAACCCTAACGGCCATAATCACCAAAGATGGAAAGTCCCCTCAGTTGATTATCCGTAGTTTGGAAGATGTGTCCTTTACCAATGACCGCTGTCCGGAAATCATCACCGAGTTTACTTCCAATCGTATTTTTATTTCGGAATTGGCCGACCCGGACAACAATTCCGGCGCACGCTTTGTGGAACTGTACAATGCGAGCGAAGAACCGCTGGATTTAAACCTGTGGACGCTGCGACGGTATACCAACGACAATACGGAGGTGAGTTCCACCATCGACCTAACAGGTTTCATAATCAACGGCGAAAGCACCTTGGTGATATCCCCCAACGCCTCCGAATTTGAACTGGTGTATGGCTTTCCTCCCGATTTGGGCGTATCCACCAACAGTCCTGCCGATTCCAATGGAGACGATAATTTGGAGCTTGTGGACCCCTTTGGGACCGTCATTGATGCGTTTGGGGTCATTGGAGAGGATGGTTCCGGAACCAATCACGAATTTGAGGATGGCCGTGCGGTACGGAACATCGAAATTACCACCGCAAACCCTGTGTATACTTTTTCGGAATGGACTATCTTTAACGATACCGGAGAGGCGGGAACCATACAACAGCCCCAGAACGCCCCCGAGGATTTTACTCCTGGTGTGCGGGAGTGA
- a CDS encoding lipid-binding SYLF domain-containing protein, whose translation MKLIRICALATLLLTTTVASAQSRKDQKIMQDAQKAKTTLLETSPGLERFFEDSAGYAIFPNVGKGGFIIGGASGNGVVYENGEAVGMADLKKLNIGLQAGGQAIIEVIFFETDVDLQRFKTEKFQFAAETSAVALKSGIAFNAKYKDGVAVFALPKAGLMADASVGGQKFGYKAF comes from the coding sequence ATGAAATTGATAAGAATATGTGCCCTGGCAACCCTATTGTTAACAACAACCGTTGCCTCGGCCCAAAGTAGAAAGGACCAAAAGATTATGCAGGATGCCCAAAAGGCCAAAACGACCCTACTGGAGACCAGTCCGGGATTGGAACGCTTTTTTGAAGATTCCGCTGGCTACGCAATTTTCCCGAATGTAGGGAAGGGTGGTTTTATCATTGGCGGGGCATCCGGTAACGGCGTAGTCTACGAAAATGGCGAAGCAGTGGGCATGGCCGATTTGAAAAAGTTGAACATTGGACTGCAAGCGGGTGGTCAGGCCATTATCGAGGTCATCTTTTTTGAGACCGATGTGGATTTACAGCGCTTCAAAACCGAAAAATTCCAATTTGCGGCCGAGACTTCGGCGGTTGCCCTAAAATCCGGTATTGCGTTTAATGCCAAATATAAGGATGGCGTAGCCGTTTTTGCCCTGCCCAAGGCCGGCCTAATGGCCGACGCCTCGGTTGGTGGACAAAAGTTTGGGTACAAGGCTTTTTAA